A genomic window from Calditrichota bacterium includes:
- a CDS encoding vitamin B12-dependent ribonucleotide reductase, protein MELVSDSASRGGVQSARRTPTRGLVIPRRFSKPSVHPFDEVEWETREAVIVDEKGEVIFHRRNVEVPKSWSQMATNVVASKYFCTRLRSDFEETSVKQLIERVVRTICTWGMEDGYFATQADAQTYHDELVYLLVNQMASFNSPVWFNLGVEERPQCSACFINSVEDTMESILDLAKVEGLLFKWGSGTGTNLSTLRSSKERVSGGGLASGPVSFMKGYDAFAGVIKSGGKTRRAAKMVILNIDHPDIVEFINCKANEERKAWALIEAGYDGSFDGEAYSSVFFQNSNNSVRVPDAFMQAVKNNEKWHTRAVLDGKIVDTYDAVDLMQMIAQAAHLCGDPGMQFDTTINKWNTCAASGRINASNPCSEFMFLDDSACNLASINLMSFRRDGLEFDTEAFRAAVNIMLIAQDILVDRSSYPTEKITRNSKIFRPLGLGYTNLGALLMSWGVPYDSQQGTALAAAVTALMTGQAYVTSAHMAERLGPFAEFKKNRECMLNVIRMHQQALNDVNAALVPSTLWQAAQKVWEEAVALGEQFGFRNAQVTALAPTGTISFMMDADTTGVEPEVALVKWKRMVGGGKAKLVNTTVPMALKHLGYTPEEIRTIVAYVDAEGTIEGAPHLKPEHLPVFDCAMRPAKGTRCISHMGHIRMLAAVQPFISGSISKTVNMPNDATPQDVMNAYMTAWELGLKCIAIYRDGSKRTQPLSTSAKSENQAETKFKASRRRLPAERRALTHKFNIAGHEGYLTVGLYDDGTPGEIFIVMAKEGSVVSGLMDSFATAISLALQYGVPLKVLVNKFSHTRFEPWGYTDNPDIPFAKSIMDYIFRYLALKFLPPGEQADASGNGQGLQELVAQRPMQTVAAQQRDDEGAGWLSDTPPCPECGSIMIRAGSCYKCLNCGSNTGCGG, encoded by the coding sequence ATGGAACTAGTTTCTGACAGCGCAAGCAGAGGGGGTGTCCAGAGCGCCAGACGGACACCGACGCGCGGCTTGGTAATCCCGCGACGCTTTTCCAAGCCCTCGGTTCATCCCTTCGATGAGGTCGAATGGGAAACCCGCGAGGCGGTGATCGTCGACGAAAAGGGCGAAGTCATTTTCCACCGCCGCAACGTCGAGGTGCCAAAGTCGTGGTCACAAATGGCCACTAACGTGGTGGCCTCCAAGTACTTTTGCACCAGGCTGCGGTCCGATTTCGAGGAAACCAGCGTTAAGCAACTCATCGAGCGGGTAGTGCGCACCATTTGCACCTGGGGCATGGAGGACGGTTACTTTGCCACTCAGGCCGATGCCCAAACTTACCACGACGAACTGGTCTACCTTCTGGTGAACCAGATGGCTTCCTTCAATAGCCCAGTCTGGTTCAACCTCGGTGTCGAAGAACGCCCCCAGTGCTCCGCCTGCTTCATCAACTCTGTTGAAGACACCATGGAGTCCATTCTCGACCTGGCCAAGGTCGAGGGCCTGCTTTTCAAGTGGGGCTCGGGAACTGGCACAAACCTGTCCACGCTCCGCTCGTCCAAGGAACGGGTGAGCGGTGGTGGCTTGGCTTCAGGCCCTGTGTCGTTCATGAAGGGCTATGATGCCTTCGCCGGGGTCATCAAGTCGGGGGGCAAGACTCGCCGCGCGGCCAAGATGGTCATCCTGAACATCGACCACCCGGACATTGTCGAGTTCATCAACTGCAAGGCCAACGAAGAACGAAAGGCATGGGCCCTGATCGAGGCTGGGTATGACGGTTCCTTTGATGGCGAAGCCTACAGCTCGGTCTTTTTCCAGAATTCCAACAATAGCGTGCGCGTGCCCGACGCCTTTATGCAGGCGGTTAAGAACAACGAAAAGTGGCACACGCGGGCCGTGCTGGATGGCAAGATCGTGGACACCTATGATGCAGTTGATCTCATGCAGATGATCGCTCAGGCGGCTCATCTGTGCGGCGACCCGGGAATGCAGTTCGACACCACCATCAACAAGTGGAACACCTGCGCTGCCTCGGGCCGCATCAACGCCTCCAACCCGTGCAGCGAGTTCATGTTCCTTGACGACTCAGCCTGCAACCTCGCCTCCATCAACCTAATGAGTTTTCGCAGAGACGGCCTGGAATTCGACACGGAGGCATTTCGGGCGGCGGTGAACATCATGCTCATCGCCCAGGACATCCTCGTGGATCGGTCCAGCTATCCGACGGAGAAGATTACCCGCAATAGCAAGATCTTCCGCCCGTTAGGACTTGGCTATACCAACTTGGGCGCCTTGCTCATGTCGTGGGGCGTACCCTACGATAGCCAGCAAGGCACCGCCCTGGCTGCAGCAGTCACCGCGCTGATGACCGGCCAGGCGTATGTGACCTCGGCGCACATGGCAGAGCGCCTAGGGCCCTTCGCCGAGTTCAAGAAAAATCGCGAATGCATGCTCAACGTCATTCGCATGCATCAGCAGGCGCTCAACGACGTGAACGCCGCACTCGTGCCTTCCACGCTGTGGCAAGCCGCCCAGAAGGTGTGGGAAGAGGCTGTGGCACTAGGCGAGCAGTTCGGTTTTCGCAACGCGCAGGTTACAGCCTTAGCGCCTACGGGCACGATCAGTTTCATGATGGACGCCGACACTACAGGGGTCGAACCAGAAGTGGCCCTCGTGAAGTGGAAGAGAATGGTAGGCGGAGGCAAGGCGAAGCTGGTCAACACCACAGTCCCCATGGCTCTTAAGCACCTGGGCTACACACCCGAGGAGATCCGCACGATTGTGGCTTACGTGGACGCGGAGGGGACCATCGAAGGTGCTCCGCACTTGAAGCCCGAGCACTTGCCGGTCTTCGACTGCGCAATGCGGCCGGCCAAAGGAACGCGCTGCATCAGCCACATGGGCCACATCCGCATGTTGGCCGCGGTGCAACCGTTCATCTCCGGCTCGATTTCCAAGACGGTGAACATGCCCAACGATGCCACCCCTCAGGACGTGATGAACGCCTACATGACCGCCTGGGAACTGGGCCTCAAGTGCATCGCCATCTATCGCGACGGTTCGAAGCGGACGCAGCCTCTCAGTACCTCGGCCAAGAGCGAAAACCAGGCCGAGACCAAGTTCAAGGCCAGCCGTCGGCGGTTGCCGGCCGAGCGACGTGCGCTGACCCACAAGTTCAATATCGCGGGCCACGAGGGGTACCTCACGGTAGGGCTGTACGACGATGGCACGCCAGGGGAAATCTTCATCGTCATGGCCAAAGAGGGCTCTGTGGTCTCCGGGCTCATGGATTCCTTTGCCACCGCCATTTCCTTGGCGCTCCAGTACGGGGTGCCGCTCAAAGTGCTGGTGAACAAGTTCAGTCACACACGCTTTGAGCCTTGGGGCTACACCGACAACCCCGACATCCCATTCGCAAAGTCGATCATGGACTACATCTTCCGCTACCTGGCGCTCAAGTTCTTGCCGCCTGGCGAGCAGGCGGATGCCAGCGGTAACGGCCAGGGACTGCAGGAACTTGTCGCGCAGCGCCCCATGCAGACCGTG